The proteins below come from a single Streptomyces sp. B3I8 genomic window:
- a CDS encoding carbonic anhydrase: MTTSASSSAGPQSSAAESVIDNLVDANERYAEAFADPGMDARPVRQVAVVACMDARLDLHQALGLRLGDCHTIRNAGGVVTDDVIRSLTISQRALGTRSVVLIHHTGCGMETVTEDFRHDLEMEVGQRPSWAVEAFRDVDQDVRQSMQRVRTSPFLLHTDDVRGFVFDVRTGRLREIQPTAKAAQA, encoded by the coding sequence ATGACGACTTCCGCATCCTCTTCCGCCGGGCCGCAGAGCTCCGCCGCCGAATCCGTCATCGACAACCTCGTCGACGCCAACGAGCGGTACGCCGAGGCCTTCGCCGATCCCGGCATGGATGCCCGCCCGGTGCGGCAGGTGGCCGTGGTGGCGTGCATGGACGCCCGCCTCGACCTGCACCAGGCGCTCGGTCTGCGGCTCGGCGACTGTCACACCATCCGCAACGCGGGCGGCGTGGTCACGGACGACGTGATCCGGTCGCTGACCATCAGCCAGCGGGCGCTCGGCACGCGCAGCGTGGTGCTCATCCACCACACCGGCTGCGGCATGGAGACGGTCACCGAGGACTTCCGGCACGACCTGGAGATGGAGGTCGGCCAGCGCCCCTCCTGGGCCGTCGAGGCGTTCCGCGATGTCGACCAGGACGTGCGGCAGTCGATGCAGCGGGTGCGCACCTCGCCGTTCCTTCTCCACACCGACGACGTGCGCGGCTTCGTCTTCGACGTGCGGACCGGCCGGCTGCGCGAGATCCAGCCGACGGCCAAAGCCGCGCAAGCATGA
- a CDS encoding MoxR family ATPase yields the protein MTTYDDRASLTDLTATVERVRSAVEGVIEGKPEVVRLSLTVLLAEGHLLIEDVPGVGKTMLAKALARSIDCSVRRIQFTPDLLPSDITGVSIWDQQRRDFEFKPGAVFAQIVIGDEINRASPKTQSALLESMEERQVTIDGHTYELPHPFMVVATQNPVEMEGTYPLPEAQRDRFMARVSVGYPSIEAELRMLDVHGGISPLEDLQPVAHAHEIGKLIEAVRGVHVAEPVRRYAVELVAATRIHPDLRLGASPRATLHLLRAAKASAALSGREYALPDDVQALAVAVLAHRLLPTAQAQLNRRTAEQVVEDILQSTAVPAAAPPRVPDLTLGRGAPAYGQQPPRRL from the coding sequence GTGACGACCTATGACGATCGAGCGAGCCTCACTGATCTGACTGCCACCGTGGAGCGCGTCCGCAGCGCGGTGGAAGGGGTGATCGAGGGCAAGCCCGAGGTCGTACGGCTTTCGCTGACCGTGTTGCTCGCCGAGGGGCATCTCCTCATCGAGGACGTGCCCGGAGTGGGCAAGACGATGCTCGCCAAGGCGCTGGCACGGTCCATCGACTGTTCGGTGCGGCGCATCCAGTTCACGCCCGACCTGCTGCCCTCGGACATCACGGGTGTGTCCATCTGGGACCAGCAGCGCCGGGACTTCGAGTTCAAACCGGGAGCGGTCTTCGCGCAGATCGTGATCGGCGACGAGATCAACCGCGCCTCGCCCAAGACCCAGTCCGCGCTGCTGGAGTCGATGGAGGAGCGCCAGGTCACCATCGACGGGCACACCTACGAACTCCCCCACCCCTTCATGGTGGTGGCGACGCAGAACCCGGTCGAGATGGAGGGCACCTACCCCCTCCCGGAGGCGCAGCGCGACCGGTTCATGGCCCGCGTCTCGGTGGGCTACCCGAGCATCGAGGCCGAGCTGCGGATGCTGGACGTGCACGGCGGGATCTCCCCGCTGGAGGATCTCCAGCCGGTGGCGCACGCGCACGAGATCGGCAAGCTGATCGAGGCCGTGCGGGGGGTCCACGTGGCCGAGCCGGTACGGCGGTACGCGGTGGAGCTGGTCGCCGCCACCCGCATCCATCCCGACCTCAGACTCGGCGCCTCGCCGCGCGCCACCCTGCACCTGCTGCGCGCGGCGAAGGCGTCCGCCGCCCTGAGCGGCCGGGAGTACGCGCTCCCCGACGACGTGCAGGCGCTCGCCGTCGCGGTCCTCGCCCACCGGCTGCTGCCCACCGCCCAGGCCCAGCTCAACCGCCGCACCGCGGAGCAGGTCGTGGAGGACATCCTGCAGAGCACCGCCGTGCCCGCCGCCGCTCCCCCGCGGGTCCCGGACCTCACCCTGGGCCGCGGGGCGCCCGCGTACGGCCAGCAGCCGCCGCGGAGGCTGTGA
- a CDS encoding DUF58 domain-containing protein, with the protein MPPGAPGSAAGEERGGLRTALAGLTTRGRSFLAAGVAAAVCAYVLGQGELLRVGLLLAVLPLICATVLYRTRYRVAGSRRLSPGRVPAGSEARVHLRMDNVSRLPTGMLMLQDRVPYVLGPRPRFVLDRVEAGGRREVSYRVRSDLRGRYPLGPLQLRLTDPFGMCELTRSFSTFDTLTVVPRVEPLPPVRLGGEATGYGDGRQRSLALAGDDDVIPRGYRHGDDLRRVHWRSTARYGELMVRREEQPQRARCTVLLDTRGGAYEGAGPDSAFEWAVAGAASVLVHMLERGYSVRLLTDTGSSVPGEGSDGFAGASQESADAAGLMMDTLAVVDHSDGTGLSGAHDVLRGGNEGLLVAFFGELNEEQAAMAARMSRRSGAVAFVLDPAGWLREATDVPAAGRGDGDRALRLLRESGWTAVPVGRGAALDAVWREADRQRTGTGALSGGFTGGRA; encoded by the coding sequence ATGCCGCCGGGAGCGCCGGGGTCCGCGGCCGGGGAAGAGCGGGGCGGGCTGCGCACGGCGCTCGCCGGGCTCACCACCCGCGGGCGGTCCTTCCTGGCCGCCGGGGTCGCGGCCGCCGTCTGCGCCTACGTCCTCGGCCAGGGCGAGCTGCTCCGCGTCGGGCTGCTGCTCGCCGTGCTGCCGCTGATCTGCGCCACCGTGCTGTACCGCACCCGCTACCGGGTGGCGGGCAGCCGCCGGCTCTCCCCCGGGCGCGTGCCCGCGGGCAGCGAGGCCCGGGTCCATCTGCGGATGGACAACGTCTCGCGGCTGCCGACGGGGATGCTGATGCTCCAGGACCGGGTGCCCTACGTGCTCGGGCCCCGGCCCCGGTTCGTGCTGGACCGGGTGGAGGCGGGCGGCCGGCGCGAGGTCTCCTACCGGGTCCGCTCCGATCTGCGCGGCCGCTATCCGCTGGGCCCGCTCCAGCTCCGGCTCACCGATCCGTTCGGCATGTGCGAACTGACCCGGTCCTTCTCCACCTTCGACACCCTGACCGTCGTACCGCGCGTGGAGCCGCTGCCGCCGGTGCGCCTGGGCGGCGAGGCCACCGGGTACGGCGACGGGCGGCAGCGCTCGCTGGCCCTGGCCGGCGACGACGACGTCATCCCGCGCGGCTACCGGCACGGCGACGACCTCCGCCGGGTGCACTGGCGTTCGACGGCACGGTACGGCGAGCTGATGGTGCGCCGCGAGGAACAGCCGCAGCGCGCCCGCTGCACGGTGCTCCTCGACACCCGGGGCGGCGCCTACGAGGGCGCCGGGCCGGACTCCGCCTTCGAGTGGGCGGTGGCGGGCGCCGCGTCCGTACTGGTGCACATGCTGGAACGGGGCTACTCGGTGCGGCTGCTGACCGACACCGGCAGCTCCGTGCCCGGCGAGGGCTCCGACGGGTTCGCGGGCGCGAGCCAGGAGTCGGCGGACGCGGCCGGGCTGATGATGGACACCCTCGCGGTCGTCGACCACTCCGACGGCACCGGTCTGTCGGGCGCGCACGACGTGCTGCGGGGCGGGAACGAGGGACTGCTCGTGGCGTTCTTCGGCGAACTCAACGAGGAACAGGCGGCGATGGCCGCGAGGATGAGCCGGCGTAGCGGCGCCGTCGCCTTCGTGCTGGACCCCGCGGGCTGGCTGCGGGAGGCGACCGACGTGCCCGCCGCCGGACGGGGGGACGGCGACCGGGCGCTGCGGCTGCTGCGCGAGTCGGGCTGGACGGCGGTGCCGGTGGGACGCGGCGCCGCCCTGGACGCGGTGTGGCGCGAGGCCGACCGGCAGCGGACCGGGACGGGCGCGCTGAGCGGCGGCTTCACAGGAGGACGGGCATGA